From the genome of Desulfatibacillum aliphaticivorans DSM 15576, one region includes:
- a CDS encoding ABC transporter ATP-binding protein encodes MDIMKIHNLVKQYPKVRAVDGVSFGVRQGVCFGLLGPNGAGKTTTLEIVEGIIPQTSGEVLYKGKPRTRDFAQEAGIQFQSTALLSFLTVRETLATFARLYKNPMDLDKLIELCQMEDILERFNDKISGGQKQRLLLALALVNDPELVFLDEPTTGLDPQARRNVWNIVRTIKAQGKTVVLTTHYMEEAEKLCDEIAIMDQGAIIAQGSPADLLLEHGKGVLASLPASSFTIDPMTLADKKIRVRQKGDNIQLQTKDIKGCLEKLLQAGVDLHSITVRSPNLEDLFLDLTGRRLRE; translated from the coding sequence ATGGATATTATGAAAATTCACAACCTGGTCAAGCAGTATCCCAAAGTCAGGGCCGTTGACGGCGTGTCGTTTGGGGTAAGGCAAGGGGTTTGCTTTGGCTTGCTTGGCCCCAACGGAGCGGGCAAAACCACCACTCTGGAAATTGTGGAAGGCATTATTCCCCAAACCTCGGGGGAGGTGCTTTATAAAGGCAAGCCCCGGACCAGGGATTTCGCCCAGGAGGCGGGAATCCAGTTTCAATCCACGGCGCTTTTGTCGTTTTTGACGGTCAGGGAAACCCTGGCCACTTTCGCCCGGCTCTATAAAAACCCCATGGATCTGGACAAGCTGATCGAGCTCTGCCAGATGGAAGACATCCTGGAGCGGTTTAACGATAAAATCTCCGGCGGGCAGAAGCAGCGCCTGCTTTTGGCTTTAGCTTTGGTCAACGACCCGGAGCTGGTTTTTCTGGACGAGCCGACCACGGGCCTGGATCCCCAGGCGCGCAGGAATGTGTGGAACATTGTGCGGACCATCAAGGCCCAGGGCAAAACCGTGGTTCTGACCACCCATTATATGGAAGAGGCGGAAAAGCTCTGCGACGAAATCGCCATCATGGACCAGGGCGCCATCATCGCCCAGGGCAGCCCGGCCGATTTATTGCTGGAGCACGGCAAGGGCGTCCTGGCCAGCCTGCCGGCGTCCAGCTTCACCATCGATCCCATGACCCTGGCGGACAAGAAAATCCGGGTTCGCCAAAAAGGGGACAACATCCAACTGCAGACCAAAGACATCAAAGGATGCCTTGAAAAGCTGCTTCAGGCTGGGGTGGATCTCCATTCCATCACGGTGA
- a CDS encoding ATP-binding protein: MQLAPLTLKFTGDHAHLEAPFRNYYDQFTLRQTRVAGLLAMVFYALFGIMDLYWAPEVKGTLWLIRYAVVSPLFIAFLLVINSRKFKPKYIQGAISFMIILTGVSIIAMMVVVAPKMFSAGLIVVLFFNFTAIGARFTWATFSAFVIALVYNLTAFFFLHPPMERIVATNVITASLIGIGFFACYSLEYKERASFFLSYLLKEEQRKVLSINAGLEKRIEERTAELEETNLNLTLEMEEHRLSEKKRARLELELRHAQYMKAIGTLAGGVAHDFNNLLMGIQSRASLILITSDPGHKHYEHAKGIEKLVKSASELTRQLLNLARGGKRQAQPSNLNQLILKTAHMFGRTKKEVSIHLNLLDNLWVVDVNRTQFEQVLLNLLLNAWQAMPQGGNIFIQTENRSLIAPESTPGNLPPGDYVTVSVADTGTGMDQETLKRIFDPFFTTKEMGRGSGLGLASAYGIVDNHGGVIQATSQMRKGSRFEIFLPRSGNDLPQEEEQEPAIVNGSGLILIIDDEYPALHACRELLESLGYTVIGSQNPLKGIRIYQERQDEIQMVVLDIIMPAMSGVEVFGKLREINPEVKILISSGYSMDGSVAELMERGCNGFVQKPYNIQSISQKVHDILK, translated from the coding sequence ATGCAGCTGGCGCCCCTGACCCTGAAATTTACAGGCGACCACGCCCACCTGGAAGCCCCCTTCAGAAACTATTACGACCAGTTTACCTTGCGCCAGACCCGTGTGGCGGGTTTGCTGGCCATGGTCTTTTACGCCCTGTTCGGCATCATGGACCTTTACTGGGCGCCGGAGGTCAAAGGAACCCTGTGGTTAATCAGATACGCCGTTGTCTCCCCCCTTTTTATCGCCTTCCTTTTGGTCATCAATTCCCGAAAGTTCAAGCCAAAATACATCCAGGGGGCGATCTCGTTCATGATCATTCTCACGGGAGTCAGCATCATAGCCATGATGGTGGTTGTCGCCCCCAAAATGTTTTCCGCCGGGCTGATTGTGGTCCTTTTTTTTAACTTCACCGCCATTGGCGCGCGTTTCACCTGGGCCACCTTTTCCGCCTTTGTCATCGCGTTGGTGTACAACCTGACGGCCTTTTTCTTCCTCCATCCGCCTATGGAGCGGATAGTCGCCACCAATGTCATCACCGCCAGCCTCATTGGCATAGGTTTTTTCGCCTGCTACTCTCTGGAATACAAGGAAAGAGCCAGCTTTTTCCTCTCCTACCTCTTGAAGGAGGAGCAAAGAAAGGTTCTTTCCATAAACGCCGGGCTGGAAAAACGCATTGAAGAACGGACAGCGGAATTGGAGGAAACCAACCTGAACCTGACTCTGGAAATGGAGGAGCACCGGCTTTCGGAGAAAAAACGCGCCCGCCTGGAACTGGAGCTGCGCCACGCCCAGTATATGAAAGCCATCGGCACCCTGGCCGGCGGCGTGGCCCACGACTTCAACAACCTGCTCATGGGCATCCAAAGCAGAGCGTCTTTGATCCTGATTACCAGCGACCCCGGGCATAAGCATTACGAGCATGCCAAAGGGATAGAAAAACTGGTCAAAAGCGCCTCGGAACTGACGCGCCAATTGCTGAATCTGGCCAGGGGCGGCAAAAGGCAGGCCCAGCCCAGCAACCTGAATCAGCTTATCCTCAAGACCGCCCACATGTTCGGAAGAACCAAAAAGGAAGTCAGCATACACCTCAATCTTCTGGACAACCTGTGGGTTGTCGACGTCAACCGCACCCAATTCGAACAGGTTTTGCTCAATTTACTTTTAAACGCCTGGCAGGCCATGCCCCAAGGCGGAAATATTTTCATCCAGACGGAAAACAGGTCCCTCATCGCCCCGGAATCCACGCCGGGAAATCTGCCGCCGGGGGATTACGTCACCGTCAGCGTGGCGGATACGGGCACTGGCATGGATCAGGAAACGCTCAAGCGGATTTTCGACCCCTTTTTCACCACCAAGGAAATGGGCCGGGGCAGCGGCTTGGGCCTGGCCTCGGCTTACGGCATCGTGGACAACCACGGCGGGGTCATACAGGCGACCAGCCAAATGAGAAAAGGCTCCCGGTTTGAAATCTTTCTGCCCCGAAGCGGCAATGACCTCCCCCAGGAAGAGGAGCAGGAACCGGCGATTGTCAATGGCTCCGGCCTGATTCTGATCATCGACGACGAGTACCCGGCGCTCCACGCTTGCCGGGAGCTTTTGGAAAGCCTGGGCTACACGGTCATCGGCTCCCAGAATCCCTTGAAAGGCATCAGAATCTACCAGGAAAGGCAGGACGAAATCCAAATGGTGGTGCTGGACATCATCATGCCGGCGATGTCCGGCGTGGAGGTGTTCGGCAAACTGCGGGAAATCAATCCCGAAGTGAAAATCCTCATTTCCTCCGGCTACAGCATGGACGGAAGCGTGGCCGAACTCATGGAAAGAGGCTGCAACGGCTTCGTCCAAAAGCCATACAACATCCAGAGTATCTCCCAAAAAGTCCACGATATCCTCAAATAG
- a CDS encoding PAS domain-containing hybrid sensor histidine kinase/response regulator, which produces MEWETNYSQARIKLFLVVFLIAAGGVVLGFGIQDLLNGAYNAALPALAAVTGCFLGLFFINRPAKKALIYRTVFVLLLVLFGEAAWNGGDQGAMALWALILPPTFFFLSGRGEGLLWTLGSLALITWIMLDPWNLLNSHQYTEGFLLRFFLCFVIISAISCASELSRYWYQTEMEEQHRKLLEEKVFLKNSISLRIQVEEALRKSQSLYELLTRNMKDVIWTTDLDFRLTYVSPGIRLLQGFTPEELADKSIESMMIADSLNNAVSVLTRLAERKFTQSVALETEMLHKNGGSVWVETVASLYLDDNGNPAGFIGSSRDISDRKGAEAALRKSEERFREFVEKAPVGMFTVDLHGKFTYMNKKVLQMTGYRSADMLGRQFYQIVHPEDLPKIIRAMEDAASGVRTTPYLQARIRDSVGKIMWIVVTSEMLMGYSQDDKRTPIGFQCFVEDVTERKFAEMEKLRLERQLRQSHKMEAIGTLAGGIAHDFNNILSPIIGYTEMLRDTLKGDKAAVRDLSEVLKAARRAKELVSQILTFSRKSEEKPQLVALAPIVSDVLNLIRATLPATIQIHKDIDLSCGSVMADPTQMHQVVMNLCTNAYQVMRQTGGVLEVTLKETQLKEKDLSPASSIQSGRYAWLSISDTGEGMPPEIQERIFEPYFTTKPIGEGTGMGLAVAHAIVTKHRGEIRVQSSPGRGTVFDVFIPVMESQTRDVPFIPSALMQKGDERIMLVEDEEAILDMTHRMLKKLGYKVTPFQSSQEALEAFKDAPRAHDLLLTDMTMPHMTGFELAVKIREIRPDMPILLCTGFSDQISDERIRDFGLTEFLIKPISMHVMASSLRKVLDS; this is translated from the coding sequence TTGGAATGGGAGACCAATTACTCCCAGGCCAGAATCAAGCTGTTTTTGGTGGTGTTTCTTATAGCCGCAGGCGGGGTTGTGCTGGGTTTTGGAATTCAGGATCTTTTAAACGGCGCCTACAATGCCGCTTTGCCCGCTTTAGCCGCTGTGACCGGATGTTTTCTTGGCCTGTTTTTTATCAACCGGCCTGCAAAAAAGGCCCTTATATACAGAACTGTTTTCGTCCTCTTGCTGGTTCTGTTCGGAGAGGCGGCTTGGAACGGGGGAGACCAGGGCGCCATGGCCTTATGGGCTTTGATTCTGCCTCCCACCTTTTTCTTTTTGTCCGGAAGAGGCGAGGGCTTGCTCTGGACGCTTGGATCCCTGGCGCTGATTACCTGGATCATGCTGGATCCCTGGAATCTGCTGAATTCCCACCAATACACCGAAGGCTTTTTGCTGCGTTTTTTTCTTTGCTTTGTCATTATTAGCGCGATTTCCTGCGCCTCGGAGCTCTCGCGCTATTGGTATCAAACGGAAATGGAGGAGCAGCATCGCAAACTTTTGGAGGAAAAGGTTTTTTTAAAGAACAGCATCTCCCTGCGCATCCAGGTGGAGGAGGCTTTACGAAAAAGCCAGTCTTTGTACGAGCTGTTGACCAGGAACATGAAGGACGTCATCTGGACCACGGACCTGGATTTCCGTTTGACGTACGTAAGCCCGGGAATCCGTCTGTTGCAAGGGTTTACGCCTGAGGAGCTGGCGGACAAGTCCATTGAAAGCATGATGATCGCCGATAGCCTGAACAACGCCGTGAGCGTGTTGACCCGTCTGGCCGAGAGAAAATTCACCCAGTCAGTGGCCCTGGAAACGGAAATGCTGCACAAGAACGGCGGCTCCGTCTGGGTGGAAACCGTCGCCAGCCTGTACCTGGACGACAATGGGAATCCCGCCGGGTTCATCGGCTCCTCCCGCGACATTTCAGACAGAAAAGGCGCGGAAGCCGCCCTCCGGAAAAGCGAGGAGCGGTTTCGTGAATTTGTGGAAAAGGCCCCGGTGGGCATGTTTACCGTGGACTTGCACGGCAAGTTCACCTACATGAACAAAAAAGTCCTGCAGATGACCGGCTACCGGAGCGCGGACATGCTGGGGCGGCAGTTTTACCAGATCGTCCACCCCGAGGATTTGCCTAAAATCATCCGCGCCATGGAGGACGCTGCATCAGGCGTTCGCACCACTCCTTATCTGCAGGCGCGCATTCGAGATTCCGTGGGGAAGATAATGTGGATCGTGGTCACCTCGGAAATGCTGATGGGATATTCCCAAGACGACAAAAGGACGCCCATCGGATTCCAGTGCTTTGTGGAAGACGTGACCGAACGCAAATTTGCGGAAATGGAAAAGCTCCGTTTGGAGCGCCAACTGCGTCAGTCCCACAAAATGGAGGCCATCGGCACCCTGGCCGGCGGAATCGCCCACGACTTCAACAATATTCTGTCCCCAATCATTGGATACACGGAAATGCTTCGCGACACCCTGAAGGGCGACAAAGCCGCGGTCCGGGATTTGAGCGAAGTGCTGAAGGCCGCCCGCAGGGCCAAGGAACTGGTCAGCCAGATTCTTACCTTCAGCCGCAAGTCCGAGGAAAAGCCCCAACTGGTGGCCCTGGCGCCCATCGTCTCGGACGTCCTGAACCTGATTCGGGCCACCCTGCCCGCCACCATTCAGATTCACAAGGACATTGACCTGAGTTGCGGCTCGGTCATGGCCGATCCCACCCAGATGCACCAGGTGGTCATGAACCTGTGCACCAACGCCTATCAGGTCATGCGCCAGACCGGCGGAGTGCTGGAGGTGACTCTTAAGGAGACCCAACTGAAAGAGAAGGACTTGTCCCCCGCATCATCCATCCAATCGGGCCGGTACGCCTGGCTGTCCATCAGCGACACAGGCGAGGGCATGCCGCCGGAAATCCAGGAACGCATTTTTGAGCCCTACTTCACCACCAAGCCCATAGGGGAGGGCACAGGCATGGGCCTGGCCGTGGCTCACGCCATCGTAACCAAGCACCGGGGGGAGATCCGGGTGCAAAGCTCGCCAGGCCGGGGCACGGTGTTCGACGTGTTTATTCCGGTTATGGAAAGCCAGACCCGGGACGTTCCTTTCATTCCCAGCGCCTTAATGCAAAAAGGCGACGAACGGATTATGCTGGTGGAGGATGAAGAGGCTATCCTGGACATGACCCATCGCATGCTGAAGAAGCTGGGCTACAAGGTGACTCCGTTCCAATCCTCCCAGGAAGCGCTGGAGGCCTTCAAAGACGCTCCCCGCGCCCATGACCTTTTGCTGACCGACATGACCATGCCCCACATGACCGGTTTTGAGCTTGCCGTAAAAATACGGGAGATCAGACCCGACATGCCCATCCTGCTGTGCACCGGATTCAGCGACCAAATTTCCGACGAAAGAATCCGGGACTTCGGCCTCACCGAATTCCTCATCAAACCCATTTCCATGCACGTCATGGCAAGCTCCCTCCGCAAGGTCCTGGACTCCTAA
- a CDS encoding RNA polymerase sigma factor encodes MLKSASTECETQTALGGGPKSRPAPGASGGRIITDEARIIERILNGDANSFEHLLEAHSHVVASIVRRRVPEDQVEDVAQEVFIKAYKSLANLKNRDGFRPWVSSIAVKTCCDFWRKRYKSKEVAMTALAREHHDWLDKIYAEESTADFESLCAQKEAREVLDAALARLSPKDRMVVELVYLEGMTGREAAKILKWTTANVKVRCYRARKKLENVLLERHNG; translated from the coding sequence GTGTTAAAATCGGCATCCACAGAGTGTGAGACGCAAACAGCTTTAGGAGGCGGGCCGAAGTCCAGACCCGCCCCAGGGGCGTCAGGAGGCCGAATCATTACCGACGAAGCCCGCATCATTGAAAGAATACTGAATGGGGATGCGAATTCCTTTGAGCATCTGCTTGAGGCCCACTCCCACGTGGTGGCGAGCATCGTGCGCCGCCGTGTGCCCGAGGACCAGGTGGAGGACGTAGCCCAGGAAGTATTCATCAAAGCGTATAAATCCTTGGCCAACCTGAAAAACAGGGATGGTTTCAGGCCATGGGTTTCGTCCATTGCGGTCAAGACCTGTTGCGACTTTTGGCGAAAGCGCTATAAATCCAAGGAGGTCGCCATGACCGCCCTGGCGCGGGAGCATCACGACTGGCTGGACAAGATCTATGCGGAGGAATCCACAGCCGACTTTGAAAGCCTGTGCGCCCAAAAGGAAGCCAGGGAGGTGCTGGACGCCGCACTGGCCCGTTTATCCCCCAAAGACCGCATGGTAGTGGAGCTTGTCTACCTGGAGGGGATGACCGGGCGGGAAGCGGCCAAAATCCTTAAATGGACGACGGCCAATGTGAAAGTCAGATGTTACAGGGCCAGAAAAAAATTGGAAAACGTTTTGCTGGAAAGGCATAACGGATAA